CCAGCATCCGCGGGCGCAGCGGCGCCTTCGACAGCCGTTGGTAGGCCCGCTCGAACGCGGCCAGCTCGGCGGGGGTGCGCTCGCTGGTGAACGCGGGCTCGTCCAGTTGCACGCAGGTCGCGCCGCGCTTGGCGAGGATCTCGAAGAGCTGCTCGTACACCGGCAGCAGCTTGTCCAGCAGGCTGACCGTGTCGAATTCGTCCTGGCCCGGGGTCTGTCCCGCCTTGGACAGCAGCAGCAGCGACAGCGGGCCGAGCACCACCGGGCGCAGCTCGATGTGCTGGGCCTTGGCCCGGTCGAATTCGTCGAGCAGCGCCTCGGGATGCAGCGAGAATTCGGTCCCCGCCGCCAATTCCGGCTGCCGGTAGTGATAATTCGTGCCGAAGAACCGGACCAGTTCCAGCGGCGGCAGATCGGGACGACCGCGCGCCATCAGGAAATAGAAGTCCAGCGGGTCCATCTCGTCCTGGAACGATTCGAACCGTTCGGGCACCGCGCCGAACAACAGGGCGTTGTCCAGCACGTGGTCGTAGAAGGAGAAAGTATTGCCCGGCACCTGGGTCAGTCCGGTCGCGGCCAGCTCGTTGAACTGCCGTTCCTGGATGTCGCGGCCCACCGCGAGCAGTCCGTCGCGGTCGAGCGCACCGCGCCAATAGGCCTCGAGTGCCCGCTTGAGTTCTCGATGCGGCCCGATCCGCGGATAGCCGAGGATGCTCGACCCGTAGCCGTCGGTCACGTTCACCATGAGCGCGCTGCTCCCTTCGATGGCTGCGCGGCGCCCATTGCCTGGCATGGACGCCGCACGCTAATGCGCCTGGGGGGTTGGATCGAAAGAGCTCAGGCTCGGTTGTACTGGTAGAAGCCCGCGCCGGTCTTCTTGCCGAGCAACCCAGCTTCGACCATACGCATGAGCAGCGGCGGAGCGGAGTACAGCGGCTCCTTGAATTCTTCGTACATCGAGTCGGCGATCGACTTCACGGTGTCCAGGCCGACCAGGTCGGTCAGCGCGAGCGGGCCCATGGGGTGCGCACACCCGAGCACCATGGCCTTGTCCACGTCGTCCTTGGTGGCGAAACCGGACTCGACCATCCGGATGGCCGAGAGCAGGTACGGCACCAGCAGCGCGTTCACCACGAAACCGGAGCGGTCGGCGGAGCGCACGACCTGCTTGTCCAGCACCTCACCGGCGAACGCCTCGGCCCGCTTGGACACGGCCTCGCTGGTCTTCAGCGTGGTGACCAGCTCGACCAGCGGCAGCACCGGGACCGGGTTGAAGAAGTGCATGCCGACGACCCGCTCGGGCTGGGTGGTGGCGACCGCGATCTTCATGATCGGGATGGAGGAGGTGTTGGAGGCCAGCACGGCCGACGGGTCGGTGACGACCTTGTCGAGCTCGGCGAAGATGGCGGTCTTCACCTTCTCGTCCTCGAGCACCGCCTCGACCACCAGCTGGCGGTCGGCGAAGTCGTTGAGGTCGGAGGTGAACCGCAGACGCCAGGCGGCCTGTTCGCGCTCGCGCTCGGTGATCTTGCCGCTGCTGACGCCGCGGTCGAGGGAGCGCAGAATGCGGGCGCGGCCGGCGGCGGCCAGTTCCCGGGTCTGCTCGTAGACGAGCACGTCGACGTGCGCCCGGGCGCACACCTCCGCGATTCCGGCACCCATCTGTCCGGCGCCGATGATGCCGACGCGCTGAATCTTCTCGCTGCTCACGTCCCGCTCCTGCTGTTGGTCTGGCTAGTCGGTGGCTGGAGGGGGTTTGCTCTGGTGCGAGCGGCCCCTCGATCGTCCAAGTTATAGGGATGCCCTCCCTGCCGGGGCTGTTCGGCAGGGAGGGCGGTACACCCCTACTGGAGTAGAGGTCTGGCGGTATTCACGTCGGGAACCTCCCTTGGCGAAACCCTGGGTGGGTGACGTCGGTGCTCACGCAACCCCGTGCGGGGCGAGCCCGACGAGCCCGTTCGCGGCCGGTTCGCTGCCGAGCGCTCGAAGCGCATGCGCCACAGGCGCGAGTCTCGAGTGCTCGGCGGCGAACCTAAGGGGCCGCGAACACGCGGCGCCGCAGGCGACGCCGACAACTCAGTGGAACTGGCCCTCTTCGGTCGAGCCCTTCAGCGCAGCGGTGCTGGTGTTCGGGTCGACGGTGGTGGCGATGGTGTCGAAGTAGCCGGCACCGACCTCACGCTGGTGCTTGATCGCGGTGAAGCCACGCTCGGAAGCGGCCTTGAACTCGCGCTCCTGCAGGTCGACGAAGGCGGTCATGCCCTCGCGGGCGTAGCCGTAGGCCAGGTCGAACATGCCGTAGTTGAGCGAGTGGAAGCCGGCCAGGGTGATGAACTGGAACTTGAAGCCCATCGCGCCGAGCTCACGCTGGAACTTCGCGATGGTCGCGTCGTCCAGGTGCGCCTTCCAGTTGAAGGACGGCGAGCAGTTGTAGGCCAGCAGCTGGTCCGGGAACTCGCTGCGGACCGACTCGGCGAACTTGCGCGCGACCTCGAGGTCCGGCACGCCGGTCTCCATCCAGATGAGGTCGGCGTACGGGGCGTAGGCCTTGGCCCGCGCGATGCAGGGCTCGATGCCGTTCTTCACGCCGAAGAAGCCCTCGGCGGTGCGGGTGCCGTCCAGGAACTCACGGTCGCGCTCGTCCACGTCCGAGGTGATCAGGGTGGCGGCCTCGGCGTCGGTGCGGGCGATGATGACCGAGGGGACGTCGGCGACGTCGGCGGCCAGGCGCGCGGAGGTCAGGGTGCGGATGTGCTGCTGGGTGGGGATCAGCACCTTGCCACCGAGGTGGCCGCACTTCTTCTCCGAGGCCAGCTGGTCTTCCCAGTGCACACCGGCGGCACCGGCGGCGATCATGGCCTTCTGCAGCTCGTAGGCGTTCAGCGCGCCACCGAAGCCGGCTTCGGCGTCGGCGACGATCGGGGCCAGCCAGTTCTTGACCGAGTCGTCGCCCTCGACCTTGGCGATCTCGTCGGCGCGCAGCAGCGCGTTGTTGATGCGACGCACCACCGACGGCACCGAGTTGGCCGGGTACAGCGACTGGTCCGGGTAGGTGTGGCCGGACAGGTTCGCGTCACCGGCGACCTGCCAACCGGACAGGTAGATGGCCTTCAGGCCGGCGCGGACCTGCTGGACCGCCTGGTTGCCGGTGAGGGCGCCCAGCGAGTTGATGTAGTCCTCGTTGTTCACCAGATCCCAGAGGATCTCCGAACCGCGGCGGGCGAGAGTGGCCTCTTCGACGACGGTGCCCTGGAGCTTCGACACCTGCTCCGCGGTGTAGTTACGGGTGACGCCCTTCCAGCGCGGGTTGGTGTCCCAATCCTGCTGGATTTCCGCAGCGGTCTTCGGGGTGCCGGCGTTCGACATCTCTGACTCCACTTCCTCGTTTAGGTCGATGTGCCCCACGGCCGAGCGGATAAACGACTCGAACTGCTGGAGCGGCAATTTGCAGGCTTGCTAGGCCCATGGGGTGTACTTCCACACGATTGCACAATGCGAAATG
This genomic stretch from Nocardia brasiliensis ATCC 700358 harbors:
- the aceA gene encoding isocitrate lyase; translated protein: MSNAGTPKTAAEIQQDWDTNPRWKGVTRNYTAEQVSKLQGTVVEEATLARRGSEILWDLVNNEDYINSLGALTGNQAVQQVRAGLKAIYLSGWQVAGDANLSGHTYPDQSLYPANSVPSVVRRINNALLRADEIAKVEGDDSVKNWLAPIVADAEAGFGGALNAYELQKAMIAAGAAGVHWEDQLASEKKCGHLGGKVLIPTQQHIRTLTSARLAADVADVPSVIIARTDAEAATLITSDVDERDREFLDGTRTAEGFFGVKNGIEPCIARAKAYAPYADLIWMETGVPDLEVARKFAESVRSEFPDQLLAYNCSPSFNWKAHLDDATIAKFQRELGAMGFKFQFITLAGFHSLNYGMFDLAYGYAREGMTAFVDLQEREFKAASERGFTAIKHQREVGAGYFDTIATTVDPNTSTAALKGSTEEGQFH
- a CDS encoding 3-hydroxybutyryl-CoA dehydrogenase, whose protein sequence is MSSEKIQRVGIIGAGQMGAGIAEVCARAHVDVLVYEQTRELAAAGRARILRSLDRGVSSGKITEREREQAAWRLRFTSDLNDFADRQLVVEAVLEDEKVKTAIFAELDKVVTDPSAVLASNTSSIPIMKIAVATTQPERVVGMHFFNPVPVLPLVELVTTLKTSEAVSKRAEAFAGEVLDKQVVRSADRSGFVVNALLVPYLLSAIRMVESGFATKDDVDKAMVLGCAHPMGPLALTDLVGLDTVKSIADSMYEEFKEPLYSAPPLLMRMVEAGLLGKKTGAGFYQYNRA